From the Planktothrix tepida PCC 9214 genome, one window contains:
- the gatC gene encoding Asp-tRNA(Asn)/Glu-tRNA(Gln) amidotransferase subunit GatC: protein MSIDREQVGKVAHLARLKLTPEEEEKFTAQLGEILDYFEQLNELDTTKVPPMTRAIEMSNITRPDQGEPYAKRDNILANAPAQEGDYFKVPKIMAEE, encoded by the coding sequence ATGTCAATTGATCGTGAACAAGTTGGTAAAGTCGCTCATCTCGCTAGACTAAAATTAACCCCAGAAGAAGAAGAAAAATTTACGGCTCAACTGGGTGAAATTTTAGATTATTTCGAGCAATTAAATGAACTCGATACGACTAAAGTTCCTCCCATGACACGAGCCATTGAAATGAGTAATATTACTCGACCTGATCAAGGGGAACCCTATGCCAAACGGGACAATATTCTAGCCAACGCCCCTGCACAAGAGGGAGACTATTTCAAAGTCCCTAAAATTATGGCTGAAGAATAA
- the psbD gene encoding photosystem II D2 protein (photosystem q(a) protein): protein MTIAVERPQVQRGWFDVLDDWLKRDRFVFVGWSGVLLFPCAYLALGGWLTGTTFVTSWYTHGLASSYLEGCNFLTAAVSSPANSLGHSLLFLWGPEAQWDFTRWCQLGGLWAFVALHGAFALIGFCLRQLEIARLVGIRPYNAIAFTGPIAVFVSVFLMYPLGQSSWFFGPSFGVAGIFRFILFLQGFHNWTLNPFHMMGVAGILGGALLCAIHGATVENTLFEDGDKANTFRAFEPTQAEETYSMVTANRFWSQIFGIAFSNKRWLHFFMLFVPVTGLWMSSIGIVGLALNLRAYDFVSQELRAAEDPEFETFYTKNILLNEGLRAWMAPADQPHENFIFPEEVLPRGNAL from the coding sequence ATGACTATTGCAGTCGAAAGACCGCAAGTGCAACGGGGATGGTTTGATGTCCTCGACGACTGGCTCAAACGCGATCGTTTTGTCTTCGTGGGTTGGTCAGGAGTTCTACTGTTTCCTTGTGCTTATCTAGCCCTTGGTGGCTGGTTAACCGGAACAACCTTTGTTACTTCCTGGTACACCCACGGTTTAGCAAGCTCTTATTTAGAAGGCTGTAACTTCTTAACAGCCGCTGTTAGTAGCCCCGCCAACAGCTTAGGACATTCCTTGCTGTTCCTGTGGGGGCCAGAAGCTCAGTGGGACTTCACTCGTTGGTGTCAACTGGGTGGACTGTGGGCATTTGTGGCTCTGCACGGTGCTTTCGCCCTGATCGGCTTTTGTCTGCGTCAGTTAGAAATTGCCCGTTTAGTCGGCATTCGTCCCTACAACGCCATCGCCTTCACTGGGCCGATTGCGGTATTCGTCAGTGTGTTCCTGATGTACCCCTTGGGTCAGTCTAGCTGGTTCTTTGGCCCTAGCTTTGGGGTGGCGGGAATCTTCCGCTTCATCCTATTCCTGCAAGGGTTCCATAACTGGACACTGAATCCCTTCCACATGATGGGAGTCGCGGGAATCCTCGGTGGTGCGCTGCTGTGCGCCATTCACGGAGCGACGGTGGAAAATACCTTGTTTGAAGATGGCGACAAAGCCAACACCTTCCGGGCTTTTGAACCGACTCAAGCAGAAGAAACCTATTCTATGGTGACCGCCAACCGCTTCTGGTCACAAATCTTCGGGATTGCGTTTTCCAACAAACGTTGGTTACACTTCTTCATGTTGTTCGTGCCTGTCACGGGACTGTGGATGAGTTCCATCGGTATTGTCGGTTTAGCACTCAACCTGCGGGCTTATGATTTCGTCTCCCAAGAATTACGGGCAGCCGAAGATCCTGAGTTTGAAACGTTCTATACCAAGAACATTCTGTTAAATGAAGGTCTGCGGGCTTGGATGGCTCCTGCGGATCAACCCCACGAAAACTTCATCTTCCCTGAAGAAGTTCTACCTCGTGGTAACGCTCTGTAA